The Acidobacteriaceae bacterium nucleotide sequence TCGGGTCACACATAGCGAAGCGAGCGAGTGTGCCCGGCTCCCAAGTGCCAAGCTCTGCATTTACGGAGGGTCCGTCGTAGACGGAAACCGTAACCCGAAGGGCGACGTAGTCGAAGCAGAAGAGCGCCGAGCCGCAGGGCGCCGGTAAGGCACCGAAGCGTGATCCCGAGAAGAGGACGGGAAACGAGGCGGCAGAACACAATCTGAACGACGTTTAGCCATCTCTCCTCGGCGGCAAGAGTCCACATCAACAGCGGCCCATTTTCCCTGCCACCTGCAGCTCCGCACGGATGGCAATGAGCACTTGATTGGCAGCATCTCGAAGCTCGTTCCCGGTCGATAGGGCGCGTTTGAAGACGAGTTGGGCTGTGCAACCGGATTGGCAGCATGAAACGGCATGGTGTGACCTCAGATGTGGGTTCGGTTCTTTAGCTGAATGCCTGGTCTGCTCGGAAGCGGACGATGGTGAGTCCGAGAGGATCAACCGCGATTTCGTTATTCTTCACAAGATCCCGGAAGACGTAGGTAACGCTGGCCGTCCATCGCTCCCGCTTGAGCTCGGAATGATCTGCCGGGTTTGTGTATACCTTCTCGAACTCAATCCTCGCTGAATACGGTGACTGTCGAAGGTCGTCAAGGACGACGTTCTTCACTTCGACATCGACGTATGGGAGTGTGCTGTCCGCTCGATAGTTCACGATGATGTTGTCTTTGCGTTCCTGTTCGATCACGGCGCGCTGGACATCGCTATTCAGAAAGTAGAGAGCGCTGGTTTGATCACGCTCAATCGTGTAGCGATTTCGGCTGAAGTAGAGCTCAGCCCAACGCGTGAGGTAATACTTATTTTCCGCCTCCTGAGGCCGGTAGGCGAAGTTACGATAGTCCACAGCTTCCGCCTGCCCAACGTCGTTGATACGTACAATCATCGGCTTGGCAGACGCTAGAGCCTTTTGACTCTTGAACACGGCCGCAGCTAGGGCCATGCAGACCACCACGAGGCACAATATCGTGATCTTGAGGTAGGTGTTCATGACCAACGGCTCCGCATTCGATTCGAGGTAGCGTTCGGCGGCCCGTGTGAGTTCGGAAGACTGCGACATGGTTGTGCTGGACATGATTCCTCCTTAGCCCATCATTGCGGTGGTTGCGAGACTGGTGAGGATGCCGGTGCCGGCGTCGTGTCCGCCTGTGCTGCCGGAAAAGATCGAGGCTGTCATTGCAGGAACTTTGAGCAGTATGAATCCGCAAACCAAGACCAACAGGATGAGAGTCGGGAGTTCCTTCACCATCGTGCCCGGATCGGTGAACCCGCTCATGACCGTGTAGTAGTGAGCTAAGAGTTGTGACATGACGCTCAATGCAGCTGCGGCAACGACCTTGTAAAACGAGAATCCAAGGAAAGCTCTCAACCATCCCCAGAAAAGAAACTCCAGCTTGTCAAAGACAAGAAATGGAATGAAGATCGGCCCGAGAAGGCCCGTAATCGTGCTGGCTACAGCGCCGTAGGCGATGATGACAGCTACAAGAGCGGAAAGTGTAGAGATGAGTACCTGAATCAACGCAAAGATAATCGCGTTATACGGATTCATGGCGGCGGACATCATCCCCGGACCTTCAACGGACTCAGCCTGCTTCAACGTTGATGTGATGTTGGCGGCGCTATCGGTTCCAATCGCGTTCACTAGGTACTGCGCTCCTCCGTTGATGAAACCCTTCAAGGAGTAGCCAAGACCAGGTATTGAGGAGTCGTAAAACTTGACCATGACGTAGGCGAACGTGATCAACATGAAGAAATTTAGAAACTTGCCAATGGCGAAGCCCGCGCCACCTTGAGCAGAGGCCAATGCTTCCTGCACGCCGAACCAAACGAGCATGATCGTAGCGAGAGAGATGCAAATATGTACGCCCATCGAATCAACCGAAGGGCTGATCGTGCTGGTGAGGGACGTGCAAGCCTGGGTAATCCAATTTAGGAGATCCATATTGTTCCTCTCTCGCTGACGGGTTTAGTAGCGCATCGCAGCTGCAGCCCCTGCGTAAGAAGGAGCCGCTGCTGCATAGCCGGTTTGGTATTGATTTGCCCGCTGGAAGGTCGACTTCAGCCCATCCTGTTGCTGCTTCTGCGCAACGATCTGCTGCAAGGCGTAAGACTGGGCGATTTGGTTTGCTTCCTGCTGTTGTTGGAGCTGAAGGATCAGCGCTTGATTGATGCGCTGAAGAGTCGCCAACTCCGTGTGCTGACTGGGATCGGTTGATTGGGTCTGGGACTGCAGAGCCGTGATCGCCGCTTGGCGCTGTTGTGCGTTGGCGCGAATCGTTCCGAGGGTTTGGAGATTACTCGCGCTGACTGAGTCGTTAAGGTCAACAGTTGCGCCTTGCGCTGCCACCTGTTGCTGCCCTGACAAGCTCAGCGATCCGTAACCGGCCATCTGTCCGGTACGGGGAACAGACGCCTGCTGGTACGCCAGTTGAGCGTTCGAGCCGGTGTTGGCGGAGTTCATCCAAGGCTGGGAGTTCCCGTAGGTATTGGCGGCCTGGTTTAGCTTTGCCCAATACGACCACGGAGAAAGATACGGCTGATACAGACTGCTGGGGGCCATCGACATCTGATGGACCACGTTGTACGTAGCGATCGCATTGTCAGCCAGCTTCACAGAGTTGGTGAAGATGTTCTGGCCCTGCTCAATCTGCTGGAGAGCGTGCGCGGCTTGGGTTGGGTCGTACACGATGCCGCTTCCGAATTGCGCTCTGGCGAGTAGCGGCGACATTGCCAGAACTAGGACTCCAATTTTAAGAAAACGAGTTCTCATTGCCCGGCCTCCTTAGGCTGAGTGGTTGGTTGTGCGTTTGGTTTGGGATTACTTCTGGACGGCTTGCATCTGCTGCTCAAGCGCCTTTATTTGGCTCA carries:
- a CDS encoding VirB8/TrbF family protein, translating into MSSTTMSQSSELTRAAERYLESNAEPLVMNTYLKITILCLVVVCMALAAAVFKSQKALASAKPMIVRINDVGQAEAVDYRNFAYRPQEAENKYYLTRWAELYFSRNRYTIERDQTSALYFLNSDVQRAVIEQERKDNIIVNYRADSTLPYVDVEVKNVVLDDLRQSPYSARIEFEKVYTNPADHSELKRERWTASVTYVFRDLVKNNEIAVDPLGLTIVRFRADQAFS
- a CDS encoding type IV secretion system protein, which encodes MDLLNWITQACTSLTSTISPSVDSMGVHICISLATIMLVWFGVQEALASAQGGAGFAIGKFLNFFMLITFAYVMVKFYDSSIPGLGYSLKGFINGGAQYLVNAIGTDSAANITSTLKQAESVEGPGMMSAAMNPYNAIIFALIQVLISTLSALVAVIIAYGAVASTITGLLGPIFIPFLVFDKLEFLFWGWLRAFLGFSFYKVVAAAALSVMSQLLAHYYTVMSGFTDPGTMVKELPTLILLVLVCGFILLKVPAMTASIFSGSTGGHDAGTGILTSLATTAMMG